From Enterococcus mundtii, the proteins below share one genomic window:
- a CDS encoding DUF3958 family protein — protein sequence MNQWTNLDTEETLLQAKREEQEKKMKQLDACRSDYQNHFKEIGNFLFRLQLSYQKSNTFTSIETFTSEFSHQSRRLMNGFDECQHYEMIQQQKITQKLDEISFEKRKILLEDQNT from the coding sequence ATGAATCAATGGACAAATCTTGATACCGAGGAAACGTTGCTGCAAGCAAAAAGAGAAGAACAGGAAAAGAAAATGAAACAACTTGATGCCTGCCGTTCAGATTACCAGAATCACTTTAAAGAAATCGGAAACTTCTTATTTCGATTACAATTGTCTTACCAGAAATCGAATACCTTTACGTCCATCGAAACATTCACCTCGGAGTTTTCACATCAAAGTAGGCGATTGATGAATGGCTTTGATGAATGCCAACATTACGAAATGATCCAACAACAAAAAATCACGCAAAAGCTTGATGAGATTAGCTTTGAGAAAAGAAAAATTTTGTTGGAGGATCAAAACACATGA
- a CDS encoding TIGR04197 family type VII secretion effector encodes MATFSSNSQQAQQSTSRITSATSPLNQASSLQNDTRTTLIGNQDIQSSITSAKNSANQIASAISGAANQLQTAAQGFSTLDTQLSRDLFKERR; translated from the coding sequence ATGGCCACATTCAGCAGTAATTCTCAACAAGCCCAACAGTCCACTTCAAGAATCACCAGTGCAACCAGCCCTTTAAACCAAGCATCATCGCTTCAAAATGACACACGCACCACGCTAATTGGCAATCAAGACATTCAAAGTAGCATAACGTCCGCTAAAAACTCAGCCAATCAAATTGCCTCAGCCATCTCAGGCGCTGCTAATCAATTGCAAACTGCTGCTCAAGGATTTTCTACACTAGACACTCAGTTAAGTCGAGATCTTTTTAAGGAGAGACGCTAA
- a CDS encoding response regulator transcription factor, whose amino-acid sequence MRKVLLIEDDPTITDFMEVVLAKEHYHVTIATTGMEALHVFQEDSFDLILLDLGLPDIDGIELLKIIRKRLATPLIVISARNNEHEKVKALDLGADDYVTKPFGMNELLARIRTAFRHRKQEELPSVITNGELTLDTESQLLTKAGEPIHLTKNEYRILLVLFQHLGKVVTYRVLTSEVWGPYGTDSQVLRVNMSNIRKKIEKNTIRPEYLITEIGVGYRLRDYRNS is encoded by the coding sequence ATGAGGAAAGTACTATTGATTGAAGATGACCCAACGATCACTGATTTTATGGAAGTCGTGTTGGCAAAAGAACATTATCACGTTACGATTGCCACAACAGGCATGGAAGCTTTGCATGTGTTCCAAGAAGATTCCTTTGACTTGATTTTGCTCGATTTAGGTTTGCCAGACATTGATGGTATCGAATTATTGAAAATCATTCGTAAACGACTGGCTACACCGTTGATCGTGATCTCAGCGCGAAACAACGAGCATGAAAAAGTCAAAGCCCTCGATCTCGGTGCTGATGATTACGTCACTAAGCCTTTTGGGATGAACGAATTGCTTGCTAGGATCAGAACCGCTTTTCGTCATCGTAAACAAGAGGAATTACCTTCAGTCATCACCAATGGTGAATTGACTTTGGACACAGAAAGCCAGCTGTTGACCAAAGCAGGAGAACCGATTCATCTCACTAAGAATGAATATCGCATTTTGCTTGTATTATTCCAACACCTTGGGAAGGTCGTCACTTATCGCGTATTAACATCAGAAGTTTGGGGGCCTTATGGAACAGATTCCCAAGTGTTGCGAGTGAATATGTCAAACATTCGGAAAAAAATCGAGAAAAATACCATTCGTCCAGAATATTTGATCACTGAGATCGGAGTTGGCTATCGGTTACGTGATTACCGAAATTCTTAG
- a CDS encoding FecCD family ABC transporter permease produces the protein MKKIYWGIGLLLFLWLVTAGISLMIGTPFLYIDQLIDVAVGRGTQVQQLVLTEFRLPRLLISLFAGSCLGIAGYLLQGVTRNPLADSSILGINSGAGFFVMLYLGFFTSHASPFLLLFVAFLGGTLAACLVYFVAYQRSGQVAMNRLLLSGIAVNAGFSAAMLLSTIKISKENYGFVNAWLAGSIWGASWPYVTAFLPWVLILIPLAFFYSRRIGLLSFGPERAQSLGLNVSRSQSVLLLLAVGLACGSVAVAGSLSFVGLLAPHAAKIIVRKENQLTLLFSGLFGGLFVNIADILARVILPDGEVPTGILIAVLGAPYFLYLLFYIQKKQLSV, from the coding sequence GTGAAAAAAATATATTGGGGGATTGGCCTGTTACTATTTTTATGGCTTGTGACTGCGGGAATCAGTTTAATGATCGGTACACCGTTTCTTTATATTGACCAATTGATCGATGTCGCAGTTGGTAGAGGAACACAGGTCCAACAATTGGTTCTGACAGAATTTCGCTTGCCCCGACTATTGATCAGTTTATTCGCAGGTTCCTGTCTAGGAATCGCTGGCTATCTTTTGCAAGGAGTAACTAGAAACCCATTAGCCGATTCAAGTATTTTAGGCATCAATTCCGGTGCAGGCTTTTTCGTGATGCTATATTTAGGCTTTTTTACTAGCCATGCGTCACCTTTCTTGTTGCTTTTCGTTGCCTTTCTAGGCGGCACGCTTGCTGCATGTCTAGTCTATTTTGTTGCCTATCAGCGTTCGGGACAAGTGGCGATGAATCGCTTGCTCCTTTCAGGTATCGCTGTGAATGCCGGCTTTTCTGCGGCAATGTTATTAAGTACGATAAAGATATCAAAAGAAAATTATGGCTTTGTAAACGCTTGGTTAGCAGGTTCGATCTGGGGCGCCAGTTGGCCTTATGTCACTGCCTTTTTGCCATGGGTACTTATTCTGATCCCTTTAGCGTTTTTCTATAGTCGCAGGATTGGTCTTTTATCCTTTGGACCAGAACGTGCGCAAAGCTTAGGACTGAATGTGTCACGAAGTCAGTCAGTTTTATTACTGCTTGCTGTTGGTTTAGCCTGTGGCAGTGTGGCTGTCGCAGGTAGCTTGTCCTTTGTGGGGTTACTCGCACCGCATGCTGCCAAAATCATTGTACGTAAAGAAAATCAGTTGACCCTCCTTTTTAGTGGTTTGTTCGGAGGATTATTTGTCAACATTGCTGATATTCTTGCGCGCGTCATTTTGCCAGATGGAGAAGTACCTACAGGAATTCTGATTGCTGTCTTGGGCGCGCCGTATTTTCTTTATTTATTATTTTACATTCAAAAGAAACAACTATCCGTATAA
- a CDS encoding FecCD family ABC transporter permease, which translates to MRKGKKINTLWLLLLLAIIVFFFALYNGASTVKGNEVWQALFQFDPTDQAQQIIRNIRLPRVIGAFIVGSCFALSGALMQGVTRNNLADSGLLGINAGASLAMAFSFAFLPKASPFSIFLLSLLGSLIVTMTVLGFFSFSKIGLSTMQMILAGVAISSFFTAISQALTQLFNLQQDLTFWFVGGAANITWQQLLVLSPIYLVAVIGSFLLGKSISLIHLSESHAIALGGHPQRTRVLVFIFVSILAALAVSLVGPVSFIGLMVPPVVRGFVGTDYRYVLPASFIAGGILVMLADFVARMINPPFETPFGLVISLIGVPFLLVQVRRERV; encoded by the coding sequence ATGAGGAAAGGGAAAAAAATAAATACCCTGTGGCTGCTTCTGTTATTGGCAATCATTGTCTTCTTTTTTGCTTTGTATAATGGTGCTTCTACAGTTAAAGGCAATGAAGTCTGGCAGGCGTTGTTCCAGTTCGATCCGACTGATCAAGCCCAGCAGATCATTCGTAATATCCGTCTGCCTCGGGTCATCGGAGCATTTATTGTGGGCAGTTGTTTCGCCCTCAGTGGCGCTTTGATGCAAGGGGTAACGCGAAACAACTTGGCAGATTCAGGATTGTTAGGAATCAATGCAGGTGCGTCGTTAGCCATGGCATTTAGCTTTGCTTTTTTACCTAAAGCTTCGCCGTTTTCAATTTTTCTACTATCATTGCTCGGGTCGTTGATCGTGACGATGACGGTTCTAGGTTTCTTTAGTTTTTCAAAAATCGGACTCAGCACCATGCAGATGATTTTAGCCGGTGTGGCGATCAGTTCTTTTTTTACGGCAATCAGCCAAGCACTGACCCAGTTATTTAATCTACAACAAGATTTGACTTTTTGGTTTGTTGGCGGTGCGGCTAATATTACTTGGCAACAGTTGCTCGTTCTTTCTCCTATCTATTTAGTGGCGGTTATTGGCTCTTTTCTATTAGGAAAGTCGATTTCCCTGATCCATTTGAGTGAATCCCATGCGATCGCCTTAGGAGGACATCCACAGCGCACACGGGTCTTGGTTTTCATCTTTGTTTCGATCTTAGCAGCGTTAGCTGTTTCTTTAGTTGGGCCCGTCTCATTTATTGGTTTGATGGTTCCACCTGTTGTTCGTGGCTTTGTCGGTACGGATTATCGGTATGTCTTGCCAGCTTCATTTATCGCTGGGGGAATCTTAGTCATGTTAGCAGACTTTGTGGCACGAATGATCAATCCACCTTTTGAAACACCATTTGGCTTAGTCATCTCCTTGATCGGTGTCCCTTTCTTATTAGTACAAGTTAGGAGGGAACGCGTGTGA
- a CDS encoding iron-hydroxamate ABC transporter substrate-binding protein translates to MRLKNKLFTISSALLLVGLLSACSPGSSTTEETTASSTTADNGTHTLTDTLGHSVEIPNQPKRIIGSYLEDYLVALGETPVAQWTVGSGSIQDYLQDDLKDVPTISYDLPYENVLSFEPDLLLISSSATVEGGKYEQYSKIAPTYVVKNGTDVTWEEQLQDIGKVLNKEDKAEEIIQDYQDYAKETREELSDQIDGKTAAVLWVTNNSAFMVSQNRSSGRIVYEDLQFGVPSLVEEVSKEATSDWSAVSSEKLAELDADYIILVNSDEQAAMFNEPTWQNLKAVKAGQVFEFGPTSSWLYNGPIASRQMIDDIKGELK, encoded by the coding sequence ATGAGACTTAAAAATAAACTATTCACAATCTCTAGCGCATTACTTTTGGTGGGATTACTTAGTGCTTGCTCGCCAGGCTCATCCACAACCGAAGAAACAACTGCATCATCGACTACTGCTGATAATGGTACGCATACCTTGACAGATACATTAGGACATTCAGTTGAAATACCTAACCAACCCAAGCGGATCATCGGCAGTTATTTAGAGGATTATCTTGTTGCGTTAGGTGAAACCCCGGTTGCTCAATGGACAGTCGGCAGTGGTTCGATCCAAGATTATTTACAAGATGATCTGAAAGATGTCCCAACTATCTCCTATGATCTACCCTATGAAAATGTGTTAAGTTTTGAACCTGATTTATTATTGATTTCTTCTTCAGCCACTGTTGAAGGCGGCAAATACGAGCAATATAGTAAAATTGCTCCAACCTATGTTGTTAAAAATGGTACCGATGTCACATGGGAAGAACAGTTGCAAGACATTGGCAAAGTATTGAATAAAGAGGACAAAGCAGAGGAAATCATTCAAGATTATCAAGATTACGCGAAAGAAACACGAGAAGAATTGAGTGATCAGATCGATGGGAAAACAGCGGCCGTCTTATGGGTCACGAACAACTCTGCCTTTATGGTCAGCCAGAATCGTTCAAGTGGTCGCATCGTTTATGAAGATCTACAATTCGGTGTGCCATCTTTAGTGGAAGAAGTATCAAAAGAGGCAACCTCTGATTGGTCAGCTGTTTCATCAGAAAAATTAGCTGAATTAGACGCAGACTATATCATCTTAGTCAATAGTGATGAACAAGCAGCGATGTTCAATGAACCCACTTGGCAAAATCTGAAAGCAGTCAAAGCGGGGCAAGTGTTCGAATTTGGTCCAACTTCTAGCTGGTTATATAATGGACCAATCGCTAGTCGTCAAATGATCGATGATATCAAAGGCGAGCTAAAGTAA
- a CDS encoding ABC transporter ATP-binding protein, which translates to MSRLNAVEITTGYPNKTIIENLSVAIPEGKITSLIGPNGSGKSTLLKSFTRILPVKNGKILVNDRDLTTYHSKELARKLALLAQTSEYPLGMTVEEVVSYGRYPYQKLFSGMDDQDLQAIEWALTATDLISLKDRDLASLSGGQAQRVWIAMALAQEADILILDEPTTFLDPAHQLEILDLLKEINRMKKTTILMSIHDINHASRFSDYLVAMKEGRLIVNGTPEQVITKEWMREIFEIEAQIVQLPETNKPVFLTYDLIKKPEGK; encoded by the coding sequence ATGTCTAGATTAAATGCAGTTGAAATTACTACCGGTTACCCCAACAAAACGATAATTGAAAATTTGTCTGTCGCTATACCAGAAGGGAAAATCACCAGTTTGATTGGCCCAAACGGCAGTGGTAAGTCTACATTATTAAAAAGCTTTACCCGCATACTTCCTGTAAAAAACGGCAAAATATTAGTCAACGATCGTGACTTGACGACCTATCATTCGAAAGAACTAGCTCGGAAACTTGCCTTACTAGCCCAAACGAGTGAATACCCATTAGGAATGACAGTTGAAGAAGTCGTTTCTTACGGTAGATATCCCTATCAAAAACTATTCAGTGGCATGGATGATCAAGATCTGCAGGCCATTGAGTGGGCATTGACAGCGACGGATCTGATCTCGCTAAAAGATCGAGACTTAGCGAGTTTATCCGGAGGTCAAGCCCAACGAGTCTGGATTGCGATGGCGTTAGCTCAAGAAGCAGATATCTTGATCCTTGATGAACCAACAACTTTTTTAGATCCTGCGCATCAACTGGAGATCTTAGATTTACTGAAAGAAATCAACCGAATGAAAAAAACAACGATTTTGATGTCGATCCATGACATCAATCATGCCTCCCGCTTTTCCGATTATTTAGTCGCAATGAAAGAAGGGCGATTAATCGTCAATGGGACCCCAGAACAAGTCATCACGAAAGAATGGATGAGAGAGATTTTTGAGATCGAAGCACAAATCGTTCAATTACCTGAAACAAATAAACCTGTCTTTTTAACATATGATCTCATCAAGAAACCGGAGGGAAAATGA